Proteins encoded within one genomic window of Drosophila willistoni isolate 14030-0811.24 unplaced genomic scaffold, UCI_dwil_1.1 Seg501, whole genome shotgun sequence:
- the LOC6637527 gene encoding uncharacterized protein LOC6637527, whose translation MTPVVERPVLRSGAAGQLVDAVAATLNAAGVIKKGQRYKVKDNIQAVHTKFVADFKATIGFKQPAENLLIKCDPIQLKGFLQTLKLDMEGKDAINLRLNIATATAITQKAKSQTKMTINRRCDYPIKGFPRSLQSLTINSSQLVKLSFEICSLRNLTHLDVANKQLTKIPVELGRLPLTKLVLLGNCLGELNDWSFLNGIKLSESLCELDLSGG comes from the exons ATGACGCCTGTAGTTGAGAGGCCTGTGCTGCGGTCTGGTGCTGCTGGCCAGCTGGTTGATGCAGTTGCTGCAACGCTAAATGCTGCAGGTGTT ATTAAAAAGGGGCAACGTTACAAGGTCAAGGACAATATCCAGGCTGTTCACACGAAATTCGTGGCGGACTTCAAAGCAACAATTGGATTCAAGCAGCCGGCAGAAAATCTATTGATTAAATGTGATCCCATTCAGTTAAAGGGATTCCTGCAGACTCTCAAACTGGATATGGAGGGCAAGGACGCCATCAATTTGAGACTGAATATAGCCACTGCCACGGCCATTACACAAAAAGCAAAGTCACAGACTAAAATGACTATAAATCGTCGCTGCGATTATCCCATCAAGGGTTTTCCACGATCTCTGCAGTCTCTGACAATCAATAGTAGTCAATTGGTTAAGCTAAGTTTTGAGATATGCTCGTTGCGTAATCTAACCCATCTGGATGTGGCCAACAAGCAGCTAACGAAG ATACCCGTGGAGTTGGGACGTCTGCCCCTGACGAAACTCGTACTTCTTGGGAATTGTCTGGGAGAACTGAacgattggtcatttctaaaTGGCATCAAATTGAGTGAATCTCTTTGTGAATTGGATTTATCTGGTGGTTAA
- the LOC111519172 gene encoding mediator of RNA polymerase II transcription subunit 15-like, with product MAMQQQHQVVGQQRQPPAQACQFQVSTPIDTQQQQSTNLAPPMSANIQYLQILATQQQHQSDGQQHQPTAQASQQQASTTADSQQQQSQTPVPQTAASIQCSQQIMAQQQHKLIGQQHQPATQASQLRASSSADTRQKTIPVPQNAANIQHLQLLAEMNQHQLAGQQHQSAAQVSQLRASSFADTQQQQSDIPAPPMTANIQYSPQMDTQQHQMVVQQHHPAAQASQLRTSSSVDTQQQQSPTTHLDRHAMREATAHFDGAPSLIRFDCHLRYQKIIERNELKKQKEEKSKLNKPVVRMEGHVINGLLRDFKRGTRNRAYIEERLKGQPIQIQRLVLPPLKIHP from the coding sequence ATGgcgatgcagcagcagcatcaagtGGTTGGACAGCAGCGTCAGCCTCCAGCACAGGCCTGTCAGTTTCAGGTGTCAACTCCTATCgacacacagcagcagcaatccaCAAATCTAGCTCCTCCTATGTCAgcaaatatacaatatctACAGATATTGgcgacgcagcagcagcatcaatcAGATGGCCAGCAGCACCAGCCCACAGCACAGGCCTCTCAGCAACAGGCGTCAACCACTGCTGacagtcagcagcagcaatctcaGACTCCAGTTCCTCAAACTGCAGCAAGTATACAATGTTCACAGCAAATTAtggcgcagcagcagcataaaCTTATTGGTCAGCAGCACCAGCCCGCAACACAGGCCTCCCAGCTACGGGCCTCATCTTCTGCTGACACTCGGCAGAAAACTATTCCAGTTCCTCAAAATGCAGCTAATATACAACATCTTCAGCTATTGGCGGAGATGAATCAGCATCAACTGGCAGGCCAGCAGCATCAGTCCGCAGCACAAGTCTCTCAGCTACGGGCTTCATCTTTTGCTGAcactcagcagcagcaatctgaCATTCCAGCTCCACCAATGACAGCAAATATTCAATACTCACCGCAAATGGATACGCAGCAGCATCAAATGGTCGTCCAGCAGCACCACCCAGCAGCACAGGCCTCCCAGCTACGGACTTCATCTTCCGTTgacacacagcagcagcaatctccAACTACTCATCTAGATCGGCATGCAATGCGGGAGGCGACGGCCCATTTTGATGGCGCCCCATCTCTCATCAGATTCGATTGCCACCTAAGATACCAAAAAATTATTGAGAGAAACGaactcaaaaaacaaaaggaggaAAAATCGAAACTAAACAAACCTGTTGTGCGCATGGAAGGACACGTGATCAACGGCCTGTTACGAGATTTTAAAAGAGGCACACGAAATCGCGCGTACATAGAAGAGCGATTGA